In one window of Eggerthella guodeyinii DNA:
- a CDS encoding Stp1/IreP family PP2C-type Ser/Thr phosphatase → MAADRSYKSTPRTRKGALTSFGSRTDIGCLRDHNEDSLVVTPPLFAVADGMGGHAAGEVASEIAVRVLSEQAPEHPDGAALGRAIEEANRAIIQAAHEGRGRQGMGTTMTAAMLEGERLVIAQVGDSRAYLLHQGKLQQLTRDHSLMADMIEAGQLTPEEARTHPQRSVITRALGSDTHLHPDIYEINVETGDRLLICSDGLSGMVFDDEIENTLRRVQDPQRCASQLVNEAIAAGGHDNVTVIVADVTGYAEVRRKKLARKTKLSIALVLVLFAAIVAGAAWGTQTYMNTTAYLANDNGKVAIYRGVPGTVLGLSFSQLERTTDVSVDDLQPGVANRLNEGIRVDTVEAAEELVKEYEDELAERANKNDENAKQDEGDKQDDANGGAA, encoded by the coding sequence ATGGCTGCGGATCGGTCGTACAAATCCACCCCGCGCACCCGCAAGGGGGCGCTCACCTCGTTCGGCAGCCGCACCGACATCGGCTGCCTGCGCGATCACAACGAGGACAGCCTCGTGGTCACGCCGCCCCTGTTCGCCGTCGCCGACGGCATGGGCGGCCACGCCGCGGGCGAGGTCGCGTCGGAAATCGCCGTGCGCGTGCTGTCGGAGCAGGCCCCCGAGCATCCCGACGGTGCCGCGCTCGGCCGCGCCATCGAGGAAGCGAACCGCGCCATCATCCAGGCCGCTCACGAAGGACGCGGGCGACAGGGCATGGGAACCACCATGACCGCGGCCATGCTGGAAGGCGAGCGCCTGGTCATCGCACAGGTGGGCGACTCGCGCGCGTACCTGCTGCACCAGGGAAAGCTCCAGCAGCTCACGCGCGACCACAGCCTGATGGCCGACATGATCGAAGCCGGCCAGCTCACGCCCGAAGAGGCGCGCACGCATCCGCAGCGCTCGGTGATCACCCGCGCGCTCGGCAGCGACACGCACCTCCACCCCGACATCTACGAGATCAACGTCGAAACCGGCGACCGCTTGCTCATCTGCTCCGACGGCCTGTCGGGCATGGTGTTCGACGACGAGATCGAGAACACGCTGCGCCGCGTGCAAGACCCGCAGCGCTGCGCCTCGCAGCTGGTGAACGAGGCCATCGCCGCAGGCGGCCACGACAACGTCACCGTCATCGTGGCCGACGTGACCGGCTACGCCGAGGTGCGCCGCAAGAAGCTGGCGCGCAAGACCAAGCTGTCCATCGCGCTCGTGCTGGTGCTGTTCGCAGCCATCGTCGCCGGAGCCGCCTGGGGCACGCAAACCTATATGAACACCACCGCCTACCTGGCTAACGACAACGGCAAGGTGGCCATTTACCGGGGCGTTCCCGGAACGGTGCTGGGGCTGTCGTTCTCGCAGCTCGAGCGCACCACCGACGTGTCCGTCGACGACCTACAACCGGGCGTCGCCAACCGCCTGAACGAGGGCATTCGCGTGGACACGGTGGAAGCGGCCGAAGAGCTCGTCAAGGAGTACGAGGACGAGCTAGCCGAACGCGCCAACAAGAACGACGAGAACGCCAAGCAGGACGAAGGCGACAAGCAGGATGACGCGAACGGCGGTGCTGCATGA
- a CDS encoding FtsW/RodA/SpoVE family cell cycle protein: protein MTRRNVELVLLLVAAPVVALLFAMIAINQGQSLDMTTLGVPAAIFVAFVIAHLAVRKFASNADPALLPISFALSGIGIAFVTSLAPDLAVGQVMWLFVGVACMVLVLVFVRNLDKIVNYKYTLMIVGFLLLLSPLVPGLGQEIYGSRIWLSIGSYSFQPGEIAKIVIVLFLAGYLAQNREMLSVFTWRVGPLRLPDIRTLLPLLLMWGIALVIVVFEKDLGSALVFFFVFLVMLYVATGKKVYLVIGLGLIAIGGVGAYLAFGHVQVRVDTWLDPFADAQDTGYQLTQAIYSIADGDLFGVGIGRGLADQIPVVESDFIFAAIAEEIGLLGAAGVLLLFLCFAVRGFVTAARAKSDVSSFVAVGLTSMIVLQAFIIVGGVTRLIPLTGLTLPFISQGGSSLLASFIIVGFLLRCGDEGTGVGEEMASATTSLHANSVLGRVSLGKRLNHSMLLCSTLFALLVANLTLIMVVQADYYQNMPGNNHTLAKEARTERGTIATYDGTVLARSVRQEDGTYDREYPAGDLASHVVGYSSSQFGNAGIESAYNDTLKGTENFASWTDVLNSFAGIGTAGNDVTLTINSKIQQAAQDALAGRKGACVVMDPDTGAILAMASAPTYNAADFASVIEQANANPDDSTLVDRAVGSLYAPGSTFKMVTLATALEDDVASEDTVFSSPGTMEIGNATVSNFNKADYGNLTLAQATELSSNTVFGQLGVEMGAEKLVAGAEDFGFNKDIDFPLYTPASLMPSAEDLQKNPWELAWAAAGEPVGDPTRPDRESPAGPQATVLEMAMVGSAIANDGVIMQPYLVDSINNANGERSFSASPTKLMQAISKTTAGRVRDVLLGVVENGTGTAAKIDGIDVAGKTGTAEKQDSNDSWFVGMAPADDPRVVVAIVIEDGEEGVGTAKAQNVLKTALEVQGLL, encoded by the coding sequence ATGACGCGTCGCAACGTAGAGCTGGTCCTGCTGCTGGTGGCGGCGCCCGTGGTGGCGCTGCTGTTCGCCATGATCGCCATCAACCAGGGGCAATCGCTGGACATGACCACCTTGGGCGTGCCGGCGGCCATCTTCGTGGCGTTCGTCATCGCGCACCTCGCCGTGCGCAAGTTCGCGAGCAACGCCGATCCGGCCCTGCTGCCCATCTCGTTCGCGCTGTCGGGCATCGGCATCGCGTTCGTCACCAGCCTGGCGCCCGACCTGGCCGTCGGCCAGGTGATGTGGCTGTTCGTGGGCGTGGCCTGCATGGTGCTCGTGCTCGTGTTCGTGCGCAACCTCGACAAGATCGTCAACTACAAGTACACGCTCATGATCGTCGGCTTCCTGCTGCTGCTCTCGCCGCTCGTTCCGGGCCTTGGCCAGGAGATTTACGGCAGCCGCATCTGGCTGTCCATCGGCAGCTACTCCTTCCAGCCGGGCGAGATCGCCAAGATCGTCATCGTGCTGTTCCTCGCGGGCTACCTCGCGCAGAACCGCGAGATGCTGTCCGTGTTCACGTGGCGCGTGGGGCCGCTGCGCCTGCCCGACATCCGCACGCTGCTGCCCCTGCTGCTGATGTGGGGCATCGCGCTCGTCATCGTCGTGTTCGAGAAGGACCTCGGCAGCGCGCTCGTGTTCTTCTTCGTGTTCCTCGTCATGTTGTACGTAGCGACGGGCAAGAAGGTGTACCTCGTCATCGGCCTGGGTCTCATCGCCATCGGCGGCGTGGGCGCCTACCTGGCGTTCGGCCACGTGCAGGTGCGCGTGGACACCTGGCTCGACCCCTTCGCCGACGCGCAGGACACGGGCTACCAGCTGACGCAGGCCATCTACTCCATCGCGGACGGCGACCTGTTCGGCGTGGGCATCGGACGCGGCCTTGCCGACCAGATCCCCGTCGTGGAAAGCGACTTCATCTTCGCGGCCATCGCCGAGGAGATCGGCCTGTTGGGCGCGGCCGGCGTGCTGCTGCTGTTCCTGTGCTTCGCGGTGCGCGGTTTCGTCACGGCGGCGCGCGCGAAGAGCGACGTCAGCTCGTTCGTGGCCGTGGGCCTCACGTCCATGATCGTGCTGCAGGCGTTCATCATCGTCGGCGGCGTGACCAGGCTCATCCCCCTCACCGGCCTCACGCTGCCCTTCATCAGCCAGGGCGGCTCGTCGCTTCTGGCCAGCTTCATCATCGTGGGCTTCCTCCTGCGCTGCGGCGACGAGGGAACCGGCGTCGGCGAGGAGATGGCCAGCGCCACCACGTCGTTGCACGCGAACAGCGTGCTCGGACGCGTGTCGCTGGGCAAGCGCCTCAACCACAGCATGCTGCTGTGCTCCACCCTGTTCGCGCTGCTCGTGGCGAACCTCACGCTCATCATGGTGGTGCAGGCCGACTACTATCAGAACATGCCCGGCAACAACCACACGCTGGCGAAGGAGGCGCGCACCGAGCGCGGCACCATCGCCACGTACGACGGCACCGTGCTGGCGCGCAGCGTCCGCCAGGAGGACGGCACGTACGACCGCGAGTACCCGGCCGGCGACCTGGCCAGCCACGTGGTGGGCTACTCGTCGTCGCAATTCGGCAACGCCGGCATCGAAAGCGCGTACAACGACACGCTCAAGGGCACCGAGAACTTCGCCTCGTGGACCGACGTGCTGAACTCGTTCGCCGGCATCGGCACCGCGGGCAACGACGTGACCCTCACCATCAACTCGAAGATCCAGCAGGCCGCGCAGGACGCGCTGGCCGGGCGCAAGGGCGCGTGCGTGGTCATGGATCCCGACACGGGCGCCATCCTGGCCATGGCCTCGGCCCCCACGTACAATGCGGCCGATTTCGCCTCGGTCATCGAGCAGGCGAACGCGAACCCCGACGACAGCACCCTCGTGGATCGCGCGGTGGGCTCGCTGTACGCGCCGGGTTCCACGTTCAAGATGGTCACGCTGGCAACCGCGCTCGAGGACGACGTGGCAAGCGAGGACACGGTGTTCTCCTCTCCCGGCACTATGGAGATCGGCAACGCCACCGTGTCGAACTTCAACAAGGCAGACTACGGCAACCTCACCCTGGCCCAGGCTACCGAGCTTTCGTCGAACACCGTGTTCGGCCAGCTGGGCGTCGAGATGGGTGCCGAAAAGCTCGTGGCGGGCGCCGAGGACTTCGGCTTCAACAAGGATATCGACTTCCCGCTGTACACGCCCGCTTCGCTCATGCCCTCGGCCGAGGACCTGCAGAAGAACCCGTGGGAGCTGGCATGGGCGGCTGCGGGCGAGCCGGTGGGCGATCCCACCCGTCCCGACCGCGAGAGCCCGGCCGGCCCGCAGGCCACCGTGCTCGAGATGGCCATGGTGGGTTCCGCCATCGCCAACGACGGCGTCATCATGCAGCCCTACCTCGTCGACAGCATCAACAACGCCAACGGCGAGCGCAGCTTCTCGGCCTCCCCGACGAAGCTCATGCAGGCCATCAGCAAGACCACGGCCGGACGCGTGCGCGACGTGCTGCTGGGCGTCGTGGAGAACGGCACCGGCACTGCGGCCAAGATCGACGGCATCGACGTCGCCGGCAAAACCGGCACCGCCGAGAAGCAGGACAGCAACGACAGCTGGTTCGTGGGCATGGCCCCGGCCGACGACCCGCGCGTGGTGGTGGCCATCGTCATCGAGGACGGCGAAGAGGGCGTGGGCACGGCAAAAGCGCAGAATGTGTTGAAAACGGCCTTGGAAGTTCAGGGGCTTTTGTAA
- the pknB gene encoding Stk1 family PASTA domain-containing Ser/Thr kinase — MIGRVFNNRYQITERIGIGGMAEVYRAQDNVLGRLVAVKVMLPQYAADPNFTQRFKQEAAAAANLQSPYIVNVYDWGQDEGTYYIVMEFVRGSDLKTAIIERGAINQRKVAEIGAQVCQALSVAHGLDIIHRDIKPQNIMVQPDGNVKVMDFGIARAKNSVMTQTSSVLGTAHYISPEQAQGKDLTATSDIYSLGIVLYESATGRLPFDGPDAVSVAMKQVNDLPVPPREINPDIDPSLEAIIMKAIAKNPAERFATAKDMRLALNDYLAGRPVNLGEGFTSAETVVMGGVVPPVGVADGTAVMPAMGGVNPASPTSAQRSYNANNTSGKKNNKKTIAIVIGIIAALAVVGGIAFALMSGGGDDKDKIAVPSVVGQTVDEATAAIEEAGFELGKVEESFDDKVESGKVISQDPKGDSKQAKGTKINLTVSKGTQEITVPDLTGKTAEEAQKALTVSGLKYAKGAAEYSDSVEKDHVVRQDIAAGTAVAKDTVVTYYLSLGSEGTEVPNVVGKREGAATTELNNAGFYVNADYAPSDTVESGLVISQSPAAGEKLKDGESVNIVVSTGKTKSTFSVSVYGNGGGSVTTSASSVTEGDSVVITITPNSGYEVASVSGLDDWSKTGGTYTLPNVKSNISISVTFQEVKPTPTPDPEPTDDKKS; from the coding sequence ATGATAGGCAGGGTGTTCAACAACCGCTACCAGATCACCGAGCGCATCGGTATCGGCGGTATGGCGGAGGTGTACCGCGCGCAGGACAACGTGCTCGGTCGCCTGGTCGCCGTGAAGGTCATGCTGCCGCAATACGCCGCCGACCCTAACTTCACCCAGCGCTTCAAGCAGGAAGCCGCCGCCGCGGCCAACCTGCAGAGCCCCTACATCGTGAACGTGTACGACTGGGGCCAGGACGAGGGCACCTATTACATCGTCATGGAGTTCGTGCGCGGCTCCGACCTCAAAACCGCCATCATCGAGCGCGGCGCCATCAACCAGCGCAAGGTCGCCGAAATCGGCGCGCAGGTGTGCCAGGCGCTTTCCGTGGCTCACGGCCTCGACATCATCCACCGCGACATCAAGCCGCAGAACATCATGGTGCAGCCCGACGGCAACGTGAAGGTCATGGACTTCGGCATCGCGCGCGCGAAGAACTCCGTCATGACCCAGACCTCCTCGGTGCTGGGCACGGCTCACTACATCTCCCCCGAACAGGCGCAGGGCAAGGACCTCACGGCCACGAGCGACATCTACTCGCTGGGCATCGTGCTGTACGAGTCGGCCACGGGTCGCCTGCCGTTCGACGGCCCCGACGCCGTGAGCGTGGCCATGAAGCAGGTCAACGACCTGCCCGTGCCGCCGCGCGAGATCAACCCCGACATCGACCCGTCGCTCGAGGCCATCATCATGAAGGCCATCGCGAAGAACCCGGCCGAACGCTTCGCCACCGCGAAGGACATGCGCCTCGCGCTGAACGACTACCTGGCCGGCCGCCCCGTCAACCTGGGCGAAGGCTTCACCAGCGCCGAGACCGTGGTCATGGGTGGCGTGGTGCCCCCCGTCGGCGTGGCCGACGGCACGGCCGTCATGCCCGCGATGGGCGGCGTCAACCCGGCGTCCCCCACCTCCGCGCAGCGTTCCTACAACGCGAACAACACGAGCGGCAAGAAGAACAACAAGAAGACCATCGCCATCGTCATCGGCATCATCGCGGCGCTTGCCGTGGTGGGCGGCATCGCGTTCGCCCTCATGTCGGGCGGCGGCGATGACAAAGACAAGATCGCGGTTCCCAGCGTGGTGGGCCAGACGGTGGACGAGGCCACGGCCGCCATCGAGGAAGCCGGCTTCGAGCTGGGCAAGGTGGAAGAGTCGTTCGACGACAAGGTTGAGTCCGGCAAGGTGATCAGCCAGGATCCGAAGGGCGACAGCAAGCAGGCCAAGGGCACCAAGATCAACCTCACCGTGTCGAAGGGCACGCAGGAGATCACCGTGCCCGACCTCACGGGCAAGACCGCCGAAGAGGCGCAGAAAGCACTCACGGTGAGCGGTCTGAAGTACGCCAAGGGCGCTGCCGAGTATTCCGACTCCGTGGAGAAAGACCACGTGGTACGCCAGGACATCGCCGCAGGCACAGCCGTCGCCAAGGACACCGTGGTGACGTACTACCTGTCGCTCGGCTCCGAGGGCACCGAAGTGCCGAACGTCGTGGGCAAGCGTGAAGGCGCAGCCACCACCGAGCTCAACAACGCCGGCTTCTACGTGAACGCCGACTATGCGCCAAGCGACACGGTGGAGTCGGGCCTCGTTATCAGCCAGAGCCCTGCAGCGGGCGAGAAGCTCAAGGACGGCGAGTCCGTGAACATCGTGGTCAGCACCGGCAAGACGAAGTCCACGTTCTCCGTCAGCGTGTACGGAAACGGCGGCGGCTCGGTGACGACGAGCGCCAGCTCGGTGACCGAAGGCGACAGCGTCGTCATCACCATCACGCCGAACAGCGGCTACGAAGTGGCTTCAGTGAGCGGCCTGGACGATTGGTCGAAGACGGGCGGCACGTACACGCTGCCGAACGTGAAGAGCAACATCAGCATCAGCGTCACCTTCCAGGAGGTCAAACCGACCCCCACGCCCGATCCGGAACCGACGGACGACAAGAAGAGCTAG
- a CDS encoding histidine kinase produces the protein MQEETRDSKSALPRFFTLEMFMFTVTALSGLVLLWSIAMPYRNLAIMVCAGVVFTLSIVVVIRLIMDPDSVRARQSDSMLKLASQTLACMNEGMDRTAAQKICGLLLPSTAAIAVAITDKDQILGYAGFEEAQNPSGSIIRTHATHATLADGKLRILFTPEDIGFPRESSNIKAAIIVPLVVGRNVEGTLKFYYRRAKHISETQKSIAEGFGKLLSTQMAASALEEQTQLATRMELKMLQSQINPHFLFNTINTIASLIRTDPETARKLLREFAVFYRRTLEDSADLIVFAREMEQTKRYFTFEVARFGSDRVEMEMRVDPRVEDMLVPPFLLQPLVENAVRHAMPSEGKLTIEVTGEVVGDDVIVRVCDNGVGMTEEARCNILHPESSSGLGIAVKNVHDRICGYFGPGTHMDVDSELGRGTCVILVLKEGARREYQ, from the coding sequence ATGCAGGAAGAGACGAGAGACTCGAAGTCGGCGCTGCCGCGCTTTTTCACGCTCGAGATGTTCATGTTCACGGTGACGGCGCTTTCGGGCCTCGTGCTGCTGTGGTCCATCGCGATGCCGTACCGCAACCTGGCCATCATGGTGTGCGCGGGCGTGGTGTTCACGCTGTCCATCGTGGTGGTCATCCGCCTCATCATGGACCCCGATTCGGTGCGCGCGCGTCAGTCGGACTCCATGTTGAAGCTCGCGAGCCAAACGCTGGCCTGCATGAACGAGGGCATGGATCGCACGGCCGCCCAGAAGATCTGCGGGCTGCTGCTGCCATCCACCGCCGCCATCGCCGTGGCCATCACCGACAAGGACCAGATCCTCGGGTACGCGGGCTTCGAGGAGGCGCAGAACCCGTCGGGCAGCATCATCCGCACGCATGCCACGCACGCCACCCTCGCGGACGGCAAGCTGCGCATCCTGTTCACGCCGGAGGACATCGGCTTCCCGCGCGAGTCGTCGAACATCAAAGCCGCCATCATCGTGCCGCTCGTGGTGGGCCGCAACGTGGAGGGCACGCTCAAGTTCTACTATCGCCGCGCGAAGCACATCAGCGAGACGCAGAAGTCCATCGCCGAGGGCTTCGGCAAGCTGCTGTCCACGCAGATGGCGGCATCGGCGCTGGAAGAGCAAACCCAGCTGGCCACGCGCATGGAGCTCAAGATGCTCCAGAGCCAGATCAACCCGCACTTCCTGTTCAACACCATCAACACCATCGCCTCGCTCATCCGCACCGACCCCGAGACGGCGCGCAAGTTGCTGCGCGAGTTCGCCGTGTTCTACCGCCGCACGCTCGAGGACTCGGCCGACCTGATCGTGTTCGCGCGCGAGATGGAGCAGACGAAGCGCTACTTCACGTTCGAGGTGGCGCGCTTCGGCTCCGATCGCGTGGAGATGGAGATGCGCGTGGACCCGCGCGTGGAGGACATGCTGGTGCCGCCGTTTTTGCTGCAGCCGCTCGTGGAGAACGCCGTGCGTCACGCCATGCCGTCCGAGGGCAAGCTGACCATCGAGGTGACGGGCGAAGTGGTGGGCGACGACGTGATCGTGCGCGTGTGCGACAACGGCGTGGGCATGACCGAGGAGGCGCGCTGCAACATCCTGCATCCCGAGTCGTCGAGCGGTTTGGGCATCGCGGTGAAGAACGTGCACGATCGCATCTGCGGCTACTTCGGGCCCGGCACGCACATGGACGTGGACAGCGAGCTGGGACGCGGAACCTGCGTGATTCTCGTGCTGAAGGAAGGCGCGCGCCGAGAGTACCAATAG
- a CDS encoding sulfite exporter TauE/SafE family protein codes for MDVLTLFVLPALVGVVIGIMSGLLGIGGGTVMVPIFRLVFGMSPVMSTATSLFAIIPTSISGAASHIRHKTCIVSLGVAAGLGGALTSPLGVWLAQISPAWLIMVAAAIIIGWSAVKMLSKAFKLRAQKRAQQEGAGASAEAVADDADPISAAAAADPEPRKLTRKQLLIGVAIGLGAGVASGYVGVGGGFIMVPLMLSLIGIEMRQASGTSLIAVMILAIPGVIEQALLGNINYTAGIAIVVGSIPGAVIGARLVRVVPELALRFVFGGFLIVAAIILVLNEFGILG; via the coding sequence ATGGACGTGCTCACCTTGTTCGTGCTGCCGGCTCTCGTCGGCGTGGTGATCGGCATCATGTCGGGGCTGCTGGGCATCGGCGGCGGCACGGTGATGGTCCCTATCTTCCGCCTGGTGTTCGGCATGAGCCCGGTCATGTCCACGGCTACGTCGCTGTTCGCCATCATCCCCACGTCCATCTCGGGCGCGGCATCCCACATCCGCCACAAGACGTGTATCGTGTCGCTCGGCGTGGCCGCCGGCCTCGGCGGCGCGCTCACCTCGCCGCTGGGCGTGTGGCTCGCGCAGATCTCGCCGGCATGGCTCATCATGGTGGCGGCTGCGATCATCATCGGCTGGTCGGCCGTGAAGATGCTGAGCAAGGCGTTCAAGCTGCGGGCGCAGAAGCGCGCTCAGCAGGAGGGGGCGGGCGCGTCGGCGGAAGCCGTCGCGGATGATGCCGATCCCATTTCCGCCGCTGCCGCGGCCGACCCGGAGCCGCGCAAGCTCACGCGCAAGCAGCTGCTGATCGGCGTGGCCATCGGTCTGGGCGCGGGCGTGGCTTCCGGCTACGTCGGCGTGGGCGGCGGGTTCATCATGGTGCCGCTCATGCTGTCGCTCATCGGCATCGAGATGCGTCAGGCGTCCGGCACGTCGCTGATCGCGGTGATGATCCTCGCCATCCCCGGCGTCATCGAGCAGGCCTTGCTGGGCAACATCAACTACACGGCGGGCATCGCCATCGTCGTGGGGTCCATCCCCGGCGCGGTCATCGGCGCGCGTCTCGTGCGCGTGGTTCCCGAGCTGGCCTTGCGCTTCGTCTTCGGCGGCTTCCTGATTGTGGCCGCCATCATACTCGTGCTCAACGAATTCGGTATACTGGGCTGA
- a CDS encoding glycosyltransferase family 2 protein has product MNPVIVIPTFVSARRRKEGGSVLTTYDHATPISQPGELPRLLTSLQKVRGAGQIIVLVVSEPSIENQAAEKVQGIVSRFPSLNSVVIGAPELALIQQRMEQLGLGKLQKEIGLSGYGAVRNLGLVMADVLGFDSVVFLDDDEVVDDADFLQKAMYGLGKLTKKGIPILAKTGFYFNSEGSYLSKSQDKWYNHFWQQGKAFNKWISKAMRGPRLSRSNHTCGGCLALHKEAFKRLSFDPWIARGEDLDYMLDLRMYGSDIWFDNQWSLRHLPPETESEGTRFRQDIFRWLYEYRKMEYSRTQIDLLQVKPSSLEPYPGPFLEAGITKRIRMTAFLRSLARPDKKAYRKAAKAATGEATTYAQRNCSKYFEFQFVWPELMARMENDQILRTALMQSAAQRQASAGNGAERLVAAQAAVAAAGIDPGVTSEIRLNVAE; this is encoded by the coding sequence ATGAACCCAGTTATTGTGATCCCCACCTTCGTGTCTGCGCGCCGTCGCAAAGAGGGCGGCAGCGTGCTCACGACCTACGATCACGCAACCCCCATCTCGCAGCCGGGCGAGCTTCCGCGCTTGCTGACGTCGCTGCAGAAGGTGCGCGGCGCCGGGCAGATCATCGTGCTCGTGGTCAGCGAGCCGTCGATCGAGAACCAGGCGGCCGAGAAGGTTCAGGGCATCGTCTCGCGCTTCCCCTCGCTGAACAGCGTGGTCATCGGCGCACCCGAGCTGGCGCTCATCCAGCAGCGCATGGAGCAGCTGGGCTTGGGCAAGCTGCAGAAGGAAATCGGCCTGTCCGGTTACGGCGCGGTGCGCAACCTGGGCCTCGTGATGGCCGACGTGCTGGGCTTCGACTCCGTGGTGTTCCTCGACGACGACGAGGTGGTGGACGACGCCGACTTCCTGCAGAAGGCCATGTACGGCTTGGGCAAGCTCACGAAGAAGGGCATCCCCATCCTGGCCAAGACCGGCTTCTATTTCAACTCCGAGGGCTCGTACCTGTCGAAGAGCCAGGACAAGTGGTACAACCACTTCTGGCAGCAGGGCAAGGCCTTCAACAAGTGGATTTCCAAGGCCATGCGCGGCCCGCGGCTCTCGCGCTCGAACCACACGTGCGGCGGCTGCCTGGCCCTGCACAAAGAGGCGTTCAAGCGCCTGTCTTTCGACCCGTGGATCGCGCGCGGCGAGGACCTGGACTATATGCTTGACCTGCGCATGTACGGCTCGGACATCTGGTTCGACAACCAGTGGAGCCTGCGCCACCTTCCTCCCGAGACCGAGAGCGAGGGCACGCGCTTCCGCCAGGACATCTTCCGCTGGCTGTACGAGTACCGCAAGATGGAGTACAGCCGCACGCAGATCGACCTGCTGCAGGTGAAGCCCTCTTCGCTCGAGCCGTACCCCGGCCCGTTCCTCGAGGCCGGCATCACGAAGCGCATCCGCATGACGGCGTTTTTGCGCAGCCTCGCGCGCCCCGACAAAAAGGCCTATCGCAAGGCGGCGAAGGCGGCCACCGGCGAGGCCACGACGTACGCCCAGCGCAACTGCTCGAAGTACTTCGAGTTCCAGTTCGTGTGGCCCGAGCTCATGGCGCGCATGGAGAACGACCAGATCCTGCGCACGGCGCTCATGCAGTCGGCGGCGCAGCGTCAGGCGAGCGCGGGCAACGGCGCCGAGCGCCTCGTGGCAGCGCAGGCGGCGGTTGCGGCAGCCGGCATCGACCCGGGCGTGACGAGCGAAATTCGCCTGAACGTCGCGGAGTAG
- a CDS encoding NUDIX hydrolase has product MRAPFQVLVFPYRIEAGRPLYAVLKRADDGAWQGVAGGGEADETPEQAAARELTEETGMETRELCRLDSVAYLPVASVTGSLIWGEDVRTIPEYCFGALACDASIELSSEHVDAAWLPYERALGVLAWGSNRAALGELHERLLGGRC; this is encoded by the coding sequence GTGCGCGCGCCCTTTCAAGTGCTGGTGTTTCCGTACCGCATCGAAGCGGGGCGACCGCTGTACGCGGTGCTGAAGCGGGCGGACGATGGGGCTTGGCAAGGCGTTGCCGGCGGGGGCGAGGCGGACGAGACTCCCGAACAGGCTGCCGCGCGCGAATTGACCGAGGAGACCGGCATGGAAACGCGTGAGCTGTGCCGGCTCGATTCGGTTGCCTACCTCCCCGTTGCAAGCGTGACCGGCTCGTTGATCTGGGGAGAGGACGTGCGCACGATACCGGAGTACTGCTTCGGGGCGCTTGCGTGCGACGCGAGCATCGAGCTTTCGTCCGAGCACGTCGATGCCGCATGGCTTCCGTACGAGCGTGCGCTCGGTGTGTTGGCTTGGGGGAGCAATAGGGCGGCGCTGGGGGAATTGCACGAGCGTCTGCTCGGCGGCAGATGTTGA
- a CDS encoding QueT transporter family protein, with translation MNKKTTYVAQAGMIAAVYAAATLIALIALQGLAWGPVQFRISEAVCVLAVLTPAAVPGLTIGCIIANLMALAINGTGALGMLDVVFGSLATFLGALWCWKMRARPKLALLGPVIANALIVPAYLPILLQGLGYYTIPFTSIALDGLYLPMYLFGVVATGLGEALVMYVLGLPLLSALKRFNVVKQVPVHSEH, from the coding sequence ATGAACAAGAAGACGACGTACGTCGCCCAAGCGGGCATGATCGCGGCCGTGTACGCGGCGGCCACCCTCATCGCGCTGATCGCGCTGCAAGGTTTGGCCTGGGGGCCGGTGCAGTTCCGCATCTCCGAGGCCGTGTGCGTGCTGGCGGTGCTCACCCCGGCGGCCGTGCCCGGGCTCACCATCGGCTGCATCATCGCGAACCTCATGGCGCTGGCCATCAACGGCACGGGCGCGCTCGGGATGCTCGACGTGGTGTTCGGCAGCCTGGCCACGTTCCTCGGCGCGCTGTGGTGTTGGAAGATGCGCGCGCGTCCGAAGCTCGCGCTGCTGGGCCCCGTGATCGCGAACGCCCTCATCGTGCCCGCCTACCTGCCCATCCTGCTGCAAGGCCTGGGCTACTACACCATCCCGTTCACGTCCATCGCGCTCGACGGGTTGTATCTGCCCATGTACCTGTTCGGCGTGGTGGCTACCGGTTTGGGCGAGGCCCTGGTCATGTACGTTCTGGGGCTCCCGCTGCTCTCCGCCCTCAAGCGCTTCAACGTGGTGAAGCAAGTCCCGGTCCACAGCGAGCACTAG